Proteins encoded by one window of Yersinia massiliensis:
- the fghA gene encoding S-formylglutathione hydrolase, protein MNMSLELLEEHRMFGGWQQRYRHAASSLNCNMTFSIYLPPPRDDNPPPVLYWLSGLTCNDENFTLKAGAQRIAAELGIVLVMPDTSPRGEDVPNDEGYDLGQGAGFYLNATQAPWSTHFRMYDYISQELPALIREHFSVSDRQSICGHSMGGHGALMLALRNPQQYQSASAFAPIVNPCQVPWGRKAFAAYLGADESQWLQYDSCHLLTHAQIPLPMLVDQGDGDQFLAEQLQPAKLAELARQRDWPLTLRIQPGYDHSYFTIATFIEDHLRFHAEYLHA, encoded by the coding sequence ATGAATATGTCACTTGAACTTCTCGAAGAGCACCGGATGTTTGGTGGATGGCAGCAACGCTATCGCCATGCCGCTAGCAGCCTGAATTGCAATATGACGTTCAGCATCTATCTGCCACCACCACGGGATGATAACCCACCGCCAGTACTGTATTGGCTGTCAGGGCTGACATGTAATGATGAAAACTTCACGTTAAAAGCGGGCGCACAGCGGATTGCTGCTGAACTGGGTATTGTGCTAGTGATGCCTGATACCAGCCCGCGCGGTGAGGATGTGCCGAACGATGAAGGCTATGATTTGGGGCAAGGCGCGGGGTTCTATCTGAATGCAACGCAAGCGCCTTGGTCGACGCATTTTCGGATGTACGACTATATCAGCCAAGAATTGCCCGCCTTAATCCGCGAGCATTTTAGTGTCAGTGATCGTCAATCTATCTGCGGGCATTCAATGGGGGGTCATGGTGCATTGATGTTGGCATTGCGTAACCCCCAGCAATATCAGTCAGCATCAGCCTTCGCGCCAATCGTTAATCCATGCCAAGTGCCTTGGGGCCGCAAAGCTTTTGCGGCCTATTTGGGCGCGGACGAAAGCCAATGGCTGCAATATGACAGTTGCCATTTACTGACTCATGCACAAATTCCGCTGCCGATGTTGGTCGATCAAGGTGATGGTGATCAGTTCCTCGCAGAGCAGTTACAGCCAGCAAAATTAGCCGAATTGGCACGTCAGCGTGATTGGCCACTGACGCTTCGGATTCAACCCGGTTATGACCATAGCTATTTCACCATCGCGACCTTTATTGAAGATCATCTACGTTTCCATGCAGAGTATTTGCACGCATAA
- a CDS encoding MFS family transporter produces MAETTSIEAVSTENSAQSARLTESADTRQRIRAIVGASSGNLVEWFDFYIYSFCALYFAPLFFPSDNPTTQLVQTAGVFAAGFLMRPIGGWLFGYIADKHGRKLSMLISVYMMCAGSLMIACLPTYASIGNLAPILLLVARLFQGLSVGGEYGTSATYMSEVAVKGRKGFYASFQYVTLIGGQLLALLVLVILQQTLPSDVLHSWGWRIPFVLGALLAVVALYLRRSLNETSDEKTRNKKDAGSLKGLWKNRRAFIMVLGFTAGGSLSFYTYTTYMQKYLVNTAGMDVKTASLVMTAALFIFMIMQPLFGALSDRISRRTSMLIFGLLSMLLTVPILHALKGVTSPYIAFALIVTALIILSFYTSIGGLLKAEMFPPEVRALGVGLSYAVANAMFGGSAEYVALSLKSFDLENSFFWYVSAMCFLTFLVSLRLHRKGQEVDL; encoded by the coding sequence ATGGCAGAAACAACATCAATCGAAGCAGTTTCGACAGAAAATTCAGCACAATCAGCGCGTTTGACAGAGAGCGCAGATACTCGGCAGAGAATTCGCGCAATTGTTGGGGCTTCTTCTGGTAACTTAGTTGAATGGTTTGATTTTTATATTTATTCATTCTGCGCCCTCTATTTCGCCCCATTATTTTTCCCCAGTGATAATCCCACCACGCAATTAGTGCAAACCGCAGGTGTTTTTGCCGCCGGTTTTTTAATGCGACCAATAGGGGGTTGGCTATTTGGGTATATTGCGGATAAACATGGCCGTAAACTCTCCATGTTGATTTCCGTTTATATGATGTGCGCAGGCTCATTGATGATTGCTTGCCTGCCTACCTATGCTTCCATCGGTAATTTGGCCCCTATCTTGCTGCTAGTGGCTCGCTTATTCCAAGGGTTGTCCGTTGGGGGGGAATACGGCACCAGTGCAACCTATATGAGTGAAGTGGCAGTGAAAGGGCGGAAGGGTTTTTACGCCTCATTCCAATACGTCACATTGATTGGGGGGCAATTACTGGCTTTATTAGTGCTCGTTATTTTACAGCAAACTTTGCCATCAGATGTTCTGCATAGCTGGGGTTGGCGTATTCCGTTTGTACTGGGCGCATTATTGGCGGTGGTGGCACTTTATTTGCGCCGTTCGTTGAATGAAACCTCTGATGAAAAGACGCGTAATAAGAAAGATGCTGGTAGCTTAAAAGGACTGTGGAAGAATCGCCGCGCATTTATCATGGTGCTAGGTTTTACTGCGGGTGGGTCACTCTCTTTTTATACCTACACCACTTATATGCAAAAGTATTTGGTTAATACTGCCGGAATGGATGTAAAAACAGCCAGTTTAGTGATGACGGCTGCGCTCTTTATTTTCATGATTATGCAGCCATTATTTGGTGCGTTGTCCGATCGAATTAGCCGCCGCACTTCCATGCTTATTTTTGGTCTGTTATCGATGCTGCTAACGGTGCCTATTTTGCATGCATTGAAAGGCGTGACCAGCCCTTATATTGCTTTTGCGTTGATTGTAACGGCACTGATTATACTGAGTTTCTACACCTCAATTGGTGGGTTACTTAAAGCTGAAATGTTCCCGCCGGAAGTGAGAGCGTTAGGGGTCGGCTTATCCTATGCTGTCGCAAATGCCATGTTTGGTGGCAGCGCTGAATATGTGGCACTGTCTCTCAAGTCGTTTGATCTGGAAAATAGCTTCTTTTGGTATGTCTCAGCCATGTGTTTCCTCACCTTCTTAGTGTCTTTACGGTTACATCGTAAAGGGCAAGAGGTCGATTTATAG
- a CDS encoding DUF924 family protein, with amino-acid sequence MDYQKILNFWFSEMDSALWFKKDDDFDAHLRQHFGSVWQAASKGELANWRQKIEGRLAEILVLDQFSRNMFRDLPASFSCDGMALVLAQEAISSGQTGQLTDTQRGFLYMPFMHSESPFIHQQALVLYTELGNELQLDYELRHKAIIDRFGRYPHRNHILGRVSSAEEQAFLLQPGSAF; translated from the coding sequence ATGGACTATCAAAAAATTCTTAATTTTTGGTTCAGTGAAATGGACTCAGCATTGTGGTTCAAAAAGGATGACGATTTTGATGCCCATTTGCGTCAGCATTTTGGCTCAGTCTGGCAGGCTGCATCCAAGGGCGAACTGGCGAATTGGCGGCAAAAGATAGAAGGGCGCTTAGCGGAAATATTGGTACTCGACCAGTTCAGCCGGAATATGTTCCGTGATCTTCCCGCTTCCTTCTCCTGCGATGGTATGGCATTGGTGCTGGCTCAAGAGGCTATCAGCAGCGGTCAGACGGGGCAGCTAACAGATACACAACGTGGTTTTCTCTATATGCCATTTATGCACTCGGAATCCCCATTCATTCATCAACAAGCGCTGGTGCTTTATACCGAACTAGGCAATGAGCTTCAACTTGATTATGAGTTGCGCCATAAAGCGATTATTGATCGTTTCGGCCGTTATCCGCACCGCAATCATATTCTTGGTCGGGTATCCAGCGCTGAGGAACAGGCATTTCTATTACAACCGGGCTCAGCGTTTTAG
- a CDS encoding aminopeptidase P family protein, protein MNKVVAKRQVKLAPIESPARFEAVSKVAISDSTIAARQAKLINNMSQAGIDYLFVYADKEHGGNFEYLAGFIPRFEEAAIVLHATGEIYLLLGNENLKLSQYARVKNTGIHVPYFSLPNQPMGNSKTLAELLAETGIQQAKKVGVVGWKLFTSKLDDNSQLFDIPHFMLDAIKQSVSSTTAVINATALFIGSETAARVTNNANELAHYEYGANLASNCILNALAAVEVGKTEKQLGSYLADEGQPNTVVMIAATGARFEQANLYPSDKTVQLGDKLSLTTGFKGGLSSRTGYVVHQADELPAAERDYLDKVAIPYYTTVVAWLENIRIGMLGQEMYALVERVFPQSQYHWSLNPGHLVADEEWLCSPIYRGSNEKISSGMLFQIDIIPSVKGYAGVSAEECIALADEPLRQELAAHYPEVWQRIMHRRHYISNVLNIRLSEEVLPMSNTVGYLRPYLLDKYSALQCVIEV, encoded by the coding sequence ATGAATAAAGTCGTGGCTAAGCGCCAAGTCAAGCTGGCCCCGATTGAGTCACCCGCACGATTTGAAGCCGTATCTAAGGTCGCCATTAGCGATAGCACTATTGCCGCTCGCCAAGCCAAACTCATTAACAACATGTCCCAAGCGGGTATCGACTATTTATTTGTTTATGCCGATAAAGAGCATGGCGGCAACTTTGAATATTTAGCGGGGTTTATTCCTCGATTTGAAGAAGCAGCGATAGTGTTACATGCTACAGGTGAGATTTATCTGTTGTTGGGTAATGAAAACCTAAAGTTATCGCAATATGCACGAGTGAAAAATACGGGGATACATGTCCCCTATTTTTCACTGCCGAATCAACCGATGGGGAACAGTAAAACCTTGGCTGAATTGTTGGCAGAAACGGGTATTCAGCAAGCTAAAAAGGTCGGGGTAGTCGGGTGGAAACTCTTCACCAGTAAGCTGGATGATAATAGCCAGTTATTTGATATTCCGCATTTTATGCTAGATGCCATAAAACAATCTGTTTCATCCACCACTGCGGTCATTAATGCCACCGCGCTATTTATAGGGAGTGAGACTGCGGCCAGAGTGACCAATAATGCGAATGAATTGGCGCACTATGAATATGGCGCAAATCTCGCATCGAATTGCATTCTTAATGCGCTAGCTGCTGTAGAAGTGGGTAAAACGGAAAAACAACTTGGCAGTTATCTGGCTGATGAAGGTCAACCGAATACGGTTGTCATGATTGCCGCAACCGGTGCCCGTTTTGAACAGGCGAATCTGTATCCCAGTGATAAAACAGTACAACTTGGCGATAAGCTCTCGTTGACCACTGGGTTTAAAGGCGGCTTGAGCAGCCGAACGGGTTATGTTGTTCACCAAGCTGATGAATTGCCTGCGGCGGAAAGAGATTATCTCGACAAAGTGGCGATTCCTTATTACACCACGGTGGTCGCTTGGTTGGAAAACATCCGCATTGGGATGTTGGGCCAAGAGATGTATGCATTGGTTGAAAGGGTATTCCCTCAATCGCAATATCATTGGTCGTTAAATCCGGGCCACTTAGTCGCCGATGAAGAGTGGCTATGTTCGCCGATTTATCGTGGCTCTAATGAGAAAATCAGCAGTGGCATGTTATTCCAAATTGACATTATTCCTTCGGTGAAAGGTTACGCTGGGGTGAGTGCGGAAGAGTGTATTGCGCTCGCTGATGAGCCGCTACGTCAAGAACTTGCGGCGCATTATCCTGAGGTGTGGCAACGAATAATGCATCGCCGGCATTATATTTCTAATGTGCTGAATATTCGTCTTAGCGAAGAAGTGTTACCGATGTCTAATACCGTGGGTTATCTACGGCCTTACTTATTGGATAAGTACAGTGCATTACAATGCGTGATTGAGGTATAG
- the moeA gene encoding molybdopterin molybdotransferase MoeA produces the protein MDHCNTSDLISLEQALTTMLSQVTPLQTTEFIPLTDAAGRITASAITSPIAVPPFANSAMDGYAVRSNELSSGLPLPVAGKSFAGAPFNDIWPANTCIRIMTGAPIPTGADAVIMQEQAAVSEQGVTFNGSVRIGQNIRLAGEDIQQGAAVFPAGVKLGTAQLPLLASLGIADVTVFRALKVAIFSTGDELQAIGQPLGEGQIYDTNRFAVRLMLQQLGCQIIDLGVIPDDQHALRKAFEQADSVADLVISSGGVSVGEADYTKQMLEELGDIGFWKLAIKPGKPFAFGKLAHAWFCGLPGNPVSAALTFYQLVQPLIAKLSGHSQWQPPLRLKATAMTKLKKSPGRLDFQRGIFASNAKGELEVRTTGHQGSHIFSSFSQGNCFIVLERERGSVEIGETVEIELFNALLGG, from the coding sequence ATGGATCACTGTAATACCTCGGATTTAATCTCTCTGGAACAAGCACTGACTACAATGCTGTCGCAGGTCACGCCATTACAAACAACAGAATTCATCCCGTTAACCGATGCTGCCGGACGTATCACTGCCAGTGCTATTACGTCCCCCATTGCTGTTCCCCCTTTCGCCAATTCGGCCATGGATGGTTATGCGGTGCGCAGTAATGAGCTTAGCAGCGGACTGCCTTTACCGGTGGCTGGTAAGTCTTTTGCCGGTGCCCCCTTTAACGATATTTGGCCTGCCAATACCTGTATTCGAATCATGACCGGCGCCCCGATCCCGACTGGCGCTGATGCCGTCATCATGCAAGAGCAGGCGGCGGTGAGTGAACAGGGTGTCACATTTAATGGCAGCGTGCGTATCGGGCAAAACATCCGTTTAGCCGGAGAAGATATTCAACAAGGTGCTGCGGTGTTCCCTGCTGGCGTAAAGCTTGGCACGGCACAGCTTCCCTTGTTGGCATCATTGGGGATTGCCGACGTGACTGTTTTTCGCGCGTTGAAAGTCGCTATTTTCTCAACCGGTGATGAATTGCAGGCTATCGGTCAGCCGTTGGGCGAAGGTCAGATTTACGATACTAACCGTTTTGCCGTGCGTTTGATGCTGCAACAACTGGGCTGCCAAATCATCGATCTGGGCGTTATCCCTGATGATCAACACGCTTTGCGCAAAGCCTTTGAGCAAGCAGATAGCGTGGCAGATCTCGTGATAAGTAGCGGCGGCGTTTCTGTTGGTGAAGCGGATTACACCAAACAAATGCTAGAAGAACTCGGCGATATCGGCTTCTGGAAATTAGCCATTAAGCCCGGTAAACCTTTCGCCTTTGGCAAATTGGCCCACGCTTGGTTCTGCGGCTTACCCGGTAATCCAGTCTCTGCTGCCCTCACCTTCTATCAGCTCGTACAACCTCTGATTGCCAAACTGTCGGGCCACTCTCAATGGCAACCACCGCTACGCCTGAAAGCCACTGCCATGACGAAATTGAAAAAATCCCCTGGCCGTTTGGATTTCCAACGTGGCATTTTCGCGTCCAACGCCAAAGGCGAGCTGGAAGTCCGCACCACCGGCCATCAAGGCTCCCATATTTTCAGCTCATTTAGCCAAGGCAATTGTTTCATCGTACTTGAGCGAGAACGTGGTTCGGTAGAGATCGGTGAAACCGTTGAGATAGAGTTATTTAACGCGTTGCTAGGGGGCTAA
- the moeB gene encoding molybdopterin-synthase adenylyltransferase MoeB translates to MLPELSDAQALRYNRQIVLRGFDFDGQEKLNAAKVLIVGLGGLGCAAAQYLAVAGVGHLTLLDFDTVSLSNLQRQILHRDNRIGMSKVASAALALPDLNPHLTLTTIDAQLEDEQLAAAITEHNLVLDCTDNIASREQLNRLCYAQRKPLVSGAAIRMEGQVSVFTYQENQPCYRCLSRLFGENALTCVEAGVMAPLVGIIGNLQAMEAIKLLANYGQVISGRILMYDAMTAEFRSLKLAKDAHCEVCSHA, encoded by the coding sequence ATGTTGCCTGAACTTTCCGATGCACAGGCTCTGCGGTACAACCGGCAAATCGTCCTGCGGGGGTTTGACTTTGACGGGCAGGAAAAGCTTAACGCGGCGAAAGTATTGATCGTGGGCTTAGGCGGCCTTGGCTGCGCCGCCGCACAATATCTAGCCGTGGCTGGCGTGGGGCATCTCACCTTACTGGATTTTGATACGGTCTCTCTCTCTAACTTGCAACGGCAAATTTTGCACCGTGATAATCGGATTGGGATGTCTAAGGTCGCCTCTGCGGCGTTAGCTTTGCCAGATTTGAATCCCCATCTGACGCTAACCACCATTGATGCTCAGCTAGAGGATGAACAACTCGCCGCTGCTATCACGGAACACAATCTCGTGCTGGATTGCACCGATAATATTGCCAGCCGTGAGCAGTTGAACCGCTTGTGCTATGCACAACGCAAACCACTGGTATCAGGTGCCGCGATTCGCATGGAGGGGCAAGTCAGCGTCTTTACCTATCAGGAGAATCAACCCTGTTATCGCTGCCTTAGTCGGTTGTTTGGTGAAAATGCCCTGACCTGCGTCGAAGCGGGAGTGATGGCCCCGTTGGTTGGGATTATTGGTAATTTACAAGCAATGGAAGCCATCAAATTATTGGCCAATTATGGTCAGGTCATTTCAGGGCGAATATTGATGTATGACGCTATGACGGCAGAGTTTCGCAGTTTAAAACTGGCAAAAGATGCCCACTGCGAAGTTTGCAGCCATGCTTAA
- a CDS encoding ABC-F family ATPase, with amino-acid sequence MLSTNNITMQFGSKPLFENISVKFGGGNRYGLIGANGCGKSTFMKILGGDLAPSGGNVFLDPNERLGKLRQDQFAFENNTVLDTVIMGHGELWEVKEERDRIYGLPEMSEEDGYKVADLEVAYGEMDGYSAEARAGELLLGVGIPVEQHYGLMSEIAPGFKLRVLLAQALFSDPEILLLDEPTNNLDIDTIRWLEQVLNERSSTMIIISHDRHFLNMVCTHMADLDYGELRVYPGNYDEYMTAATQARERLLSDNAKKKAQISELQSFVSRFSANASKSKQATSRARQIDKIQLDEVKASSRQNPFIRFDQDKKLFRNALEVELLTKGFDDGPLFKKLDLRLEVGEKVAILGPNGIGKSTLLKTLVGDYEADSGTVKWSENSKVGYYAQDHASDFEIDLTVFDWMSQWKQEKDDEQAVRSVLGRLLFSQDDIKKKVQVLSGGEKGRMLFGKLMMQRPNILVMDEPTNHLDMESIEALNMALEMYEGTLIFVSHDREFVSSLASRVLEMTPTKVIDFTGNYEDYLRSQGIQS; translated from the coding sequence GTGCTAAGTACTAACAATATCACCATGCAATTCGGCAGCAAGCCGCTGTTTGAAAACATTTCAGTCAAATTCGGCGGCGGTAATCGCTACGGTCTGATTGGCGCAAATGGCTGTGGTAAATCCACATTCATGAAAATCCTTGGTGGCGATTTGGCGCCAAGTGGTGGCAACGTCTTCCTTGATCCAAATGAGCGCTTGGGTAAATTGCGTCAGGATCAATTCGCCTTTGAAAACAACACTGTGCTGGACACCGTTATTATGGGTCACGGCGAGTTGTGGGAAGTCAAAGAAGAGCGTGACCGTATTTACGGCTTGCCTGAGATGAGCGAAGAAGACGGCTACAAAGTGGCTGATCTGGAAGTTGCCTATGGTGAGATGGATGGCTACAGCGCAGAAGCCCGTGCGGGTGAATTGCTGCTCGGTGTGGGTATTCCGGTTGAACAACATTATGGTTTGATGAGCGAAATCGCCCCCGGCTTTAAATTGCGTGTATTGCTGGCGCAGGCGTTGTTCTCAGACCCAGAGATTTTGTTACTCGACGAACCGACCAACAACTTGGATATCGATACTATCCGTTGGTTGGAGCAAGTTCTGAATGAACGTAGCAGCACCATGATCATCATTTCCCATGACCGTCACTTCCTGAATATGGTGTGCACACACATGGCGGATTTGGATTACGGTGAATTGCGTGTTTATCCGGGTAACTATGATGAGTACATGACGGCTGCGACTCAAGCGCGTGAGCGTCTGTTGTCCGATAATGCGAAGAAAAAAGCCCAGATCTCTGAGCTACAATCTTTCGTTAGCCGCTTTAGTGCCAACGCCTCTAAATCAAAACAGGCCACGTCGCGCGCCCGTCAGATTGATAAAATTCAGCTTGATGAAGTTAAAGCTTCTAGCCGCCAGAACCCGTTTATCCGCTTTGATCAGGATAAAAAATTGTTCCGTAATGCGCTGGAAGTTGAATTACTGACCAAAGGTTTTGATGACGGCCCATTGTTTAAAAAACTGGATCTGCGCTTAGAAGTTGGCGAGAAAGTGGCGATTCTTGGGCCGAACGGTATCGGTAAATCGACACTGCTGAAAACGCTGGTCGGGGACTACGAAGCAGACTCTGGTACGGTGAAATGGTCTGAAAACAGCAAAGTGGGTTACTACGCACAGGATCACGCCAGTGATTTTGAAATTGACCTGACTGTTTTTGACTGGATGAGCCAGTGGAAACAAGAAAAAGACGACGAGCAGGCTGTGCGCAGTGTGTTGGGTCGTTTGCTGTTTAGCCAAGACGATATCAAGAAAAAAGTTCAGGTCTTGTCGGGTGGTGAAAAAGGGCGGATGTTGTTTGGTAAGCTGATGATGCAGCGTCCTAACATTCTGGTTATGGATGAACCAACCAACCACTTGGACATGGAATCTATTGAAGCCCTTAACATGGCATTGGAAATGTACGAAGGGACATTAATCTTCGTTTCTCATGACCGTGAGTTCGTCAGTTCATTGGCGAGCCGAGTGCTTGAAATGACCCCAACTAAGGTGATCGACTTCACCGGTAACTACGAAGATTATCTGCGTAGCCAAGGTATTCAGTCCTGA